Proteins encoded by one window of Panicum virgatum strain AP13 chromosome 7N, P.virgatum_v5, whole genome shotgun sequence:
- the LOC120683004 gene encoding uncharacterized protein LOC120683004 gives MVLSFDSGCMHQAIFLDKNLKYPGLLVDPKTYTGHHSSCLPPPSKLQANSFPPAPSIALGWHYTQMDVLGKITRAISDALQDPEKLPGALILCGVLEAAAALSLIFFRVPRGVFHHNGESLVYVYYGVLIAVVVFGLAEVAAGFWVSGDLSGRRVIGKIIMGLSILPLIVVASLGGFSSAAPK, from the exons ATGGTTTTGAGTTTTGACTCTGGTTGCATGCACCAGGCAATCTTTCTAGACAAGAACCTGAAGTATCCAGGCTTACTGGTGGATCCAAAAACTTATACAG GACATCACAGTTCTTGTCTGCCTCCTCCATCCAAGCTCCAAGCAAACTCATTCCCTCCGGCGCCAAGCATCGCACTCGGCTGGCACTATACACAAATGGATGTCCTCGGCAAGATCACGCGCGCCATCTCCGACGCCCTACAGGACCCTGAGAAGCTACCAGGGGCGCTGATTCTGTGTGGTGTCCTTGAAGCCGCAGCAGCGCTCTCCCTCATCTTCTTCAGGGTGCCACGGGGAGTGTTCCACCACAACGGCGAGTCGCTCGTCTATGTGTACTACGGTGTTCTGATTGCCGTTGTGGTGTTTGGGCTTGCAGAGGTGGCTGCAGGCTTCTGGGTATCAGGGGACCTCAGTGGTCGGCGAGTCATTGGTAAGATCATCATGGGCCTTTCCATCTTGCCTCTAATTGTCGTTGCCAGCCTTGGAGGGTTTTCTTCTGCTGCGCCGAAGTAG